Proteins encoded in a region of the Haloarcula sp. CBA1129 genome:
- the trkA gene encoding Trk system potassium transporter TrkA, with protein MYIVIVGAGEVGSNIAESLAESHEVAVVDIDPDRVEALMYEADVLGVEGDGAELDTLAEAGIEKADVLIASTDDDETNIVTCGTAVTAADPFTISRVKSAKFLRTWEKSVGAFGVDHMVATNLLTAENIARVIGLPGARDVETFVDGQVQMGEFEVRDSSPITNQTVAEADRYESLTFAAVLRDDEVIIPRGETVIKAGDDLVVIGSCESVRLFASEITPKSKTTQNVLIVGGSDVGYHTARLLQDRGIKPRLIEQDHDRARELAEDLQGTTVLESDATDSDFLEREHISDADAVVATLDSDEKNLLMTLLAKRLGAERTVAVVNSGEYVGLFEAVGVDVAVNPRETTAEEITRFTREYDATKVAIIESDRAEVLEIEISADSVLAGRPIRESVQELPTGVVIGAISRDGELVIPRGDTVIEPGDHVVVFVEADCLEAVNDKL; from the coding sequence GTGTATATCGTAATTGTCGGCGCGGGCGAGGTCGGTTCGAACATCGCCGAGAGCCTCGCTGAAAGCCACGAAGTCGCTGTCGTGGACATCGACCCTGACCGTGTTGAGGCCCTGATGTACGAAGCTGACGTCCTCGGTGTCGAAGGGGATGGCGCGGAACTCGACACGCTCGCGGAGGCCGGTATCGAGAAAGCCGACGTACTCATTGCCAGTACCGACGACGACGAGACGAACATCGTCACCTGCGGGACGGCGGTAACGGCTGCTGACCCGTTCACCATTTCCCGCGTCAAGAGCGCGAAGTTTCTCCGGACATGGGAGAAATCTGTGGGCGCTTTCGGGGTGGACCACATGGTCGCAACGAACCTGCTCACTGCGGAGAACATTGCCCGCGTGATCGGGCTTCCCGGCGCGCGTGATGTCGAAACGTTCGTCGACGGGCAGGTCCAGATGGGGGAGTTCGAGGTGCGTGACTCCAGTCCTATCACGAACCAGACCGTCGCGGAGGCTGACCGCTACGAGTCGCTGACGTTTGCCGCCGTCTTGCGCGATGACGAAGTCATCATCCCGCGTGGGGAGACAGTAATTAAAGCAGGTGACGATCTCGTCGTCATCGGCAGCTGTGAAAGCGTTCGCCTGTTTGCGTCTGAGATCACGCCGAAGTCGAAAACAACCCAAAACGTCCTCATCGTCGGCGGGAGTGATGTCGGCTATCACACGGCGCGACTGCTCCAAGATCGTGGCATCAAGCCGCGGCTCATCGAACAGGACCACGACAGGGCGCGCGAGCTCGCTGAGGACCTGCAGGGAACCACTGTGCTGGAGAGCGACGCGACTGACAGCGACTTTCTCGAACGGGAACACATCTCAGACGCCGACGCTGTGGTTGCGACGCTCGACAGCGACGAGAAGAACCTCCTGATGACGCTGCTGGCCAAGCGACTCGGTGCGGAGCGAACCGTCGCGGTCGTCAACTCCGGTGAATACGTCGGCCTGTTCGAGGCTGTCGGCGTCGACGTGGCCGTCAATCCCCGCGAGACGACCGCCGAGGAGATTACGCGGTTCACTCGGGAGTACGATGCAACGAAAGTCGCCATCATCGAATCCGACCGCGCCGAGGTGCTGGAAATCGAGATATCAGCCGACAGCGTCCTTGCTGGGCGGCCGATTCGGGAATCGGTGCAGGAACTGCCGACCGGCGTGGTCATCGGGGCCATCAGCCGCGACGGCGAACTGGTCATCCCCCGTGGTGACACTGTCATCGAACCCGGCGACCACGTCGTGGTGTTCGTCGAAGCTGACTGTCTAGAAGCGGTCAACGACAAACTGTAA
- the phoU gene encoding phosphate signaling complex protein PhoU, whose product MPRDSYQEGLNSLREDVLYMSEIVLERLRLGLDALEQKDEEMAREVIEGDHEINQLYLDLEQDCIDLLALQQPVASDLRFIAASFKIITDLERIGDLATNLGEYSLTAERDVYPEVDIQDVADVTIEMVENAMEAYGDEDADQCYAIADIDDEVDERCEAASETVVRDLIEREIDTDSSEEDIEQLMADVSRLLLTIRDIERVGDHAVNIAARTLYMVENDDDLIY is encoded by the coding sequence ATGCCACGTGATTCCTATCAGGAGGGACTGAACTCGCTCCGCGAGGATGTCCTCTATATGTCAGAGATCGTCCTCGAGCGGCTCCGGCTTGGTCTTGACGCGCTCGAACAGAAAGACGAGGAGATGGCCCGAGAGGTCATTGAGGGCGATCACGAGATCAACCAACTGTATCTCGACCTCGAACAGGACTGTATCGACCTGCTGGCGCTGCAACAGCCGGTCGCCTCCGACCTCCGCTTTATCGCCGCGTCGTTCAAGATCATTACCGACCTCGAACGAATCGGTGATCTTGCGACGAACCTCGGCGAGTACTCGCTCACTGCTGAACGCGATGTGTATCCTGAAGTCGACATTCAGGATGTCGCCGACGTGACCATCGAGATGGTCGAAAACGCTATGGAAGCCTACGGCGACGAGGACGCCGACCAGTGCTACGCCATCGCCGATATCGACGACGAGGTGGACGAACGCTGTGAAGCCGCCTCGGAGACGGTCGTACGCGACCTCATCGAGCGGGAGATAGACACTGATTCGAGCGAGGAAGACATCGAGCAGTTGATGGCCGATGTCTCGCGGCTTCTGCTGACGATTCGGGACATTGAGCGGGTCGGCGACCATGCTGTCAACATCGCCGCACGCACCCTGTACATGGTCGAGAACGACGACGACCTCATATACTGA
- the radB gene encoding DNA repair and recombination protein RadB codes for MSEYVPTGCDAIDDLLGGGLERGAVTQVYGPPAAGKTNFALSAVMEVAAAGDAALYIDTEGLSADRMEQVASGRARGTAQTVDDLAGRLIITEALDYDEQSEAVQDAAEFAAEVELIVLDSATGFYRLRRDDEDGGETLRDVARQITHLLSLARKHDIAVLYTNQVFTDPDSDRSTALGGHTLNHWSGAIVRLDRFRGGNRRATLEKHRAKPAGDTAQFRITDSGLVGDDTPDAPQ; via the coding sequence GTGAGCGAGTACGTCCCGACCGGGTGTGACGCTATCGACGACCTTCTGGGTGGTGGGCTGGAACGCGGCGCCGTCACGCAGGTGTACGGCCCGCCGGCGGCCGGCAAGACTAACTTCGCCCTGTCGGCGGTGATGGAAGTCGCCGCTGCCGGCGATGCGGCACTGTACATCGACACCGAAGGGCTCTCTGCCGACCGGATGGAGCAGGTCGCCAGCGGCCGCGCACGCGGGACCGCCCAGACCGTCGACGACCTCGCCGGGCGGCTCATCATCACTGAGGCGCTTGACTACGACGAGCAGTCCGAGGCCGTGCAGGACGCCGCCGAGTTCGCCGCCGAGGTCGAACTCATCGTGCTAGACAGCGCGACTGGGTTCTATCGGCTCCGCCGGGATGACGAGGACGGCGGTGAGACGCTGCGGGACGTGGCCCGCCAGATAACCCATCTGCTCTCATTGGCCCGCAAACACGACATCGCCGTCCTGTACACGAATCAGGTGTTCACCGACCCGGACAGTGACCGCTCGACGGCGCTTGGCGGCCACACCCTGAATCACTGGTCCGGCGCAATCGTCCGACTTGATCGGTTCCGGGGTGGCAACCGCCGCGCGACGCTGGAGAAACACCGCGCCAAACCGGCCGGCGACACAGCCCAGTTCCGCATCACCGACTCGGGACTTGTGGGCGACGACACGCCCGACGCACCGCAGTAA